The Desmodus rotundus isolate HL8 chromosome 3, HLdesRot8A.1, whole genome shotgun sequence genome includes a region encoding these proteins:
- the ZNF644 gene encoding zinc finger protein 644 isoform X2 yields the protein MDDLKINTDITGAKEELLDDSNFISDKESRVHKPKDCQTFQNSNTFTLPEELSKDKSEKALSGGQSTVFIHAGAPAVSSENFILPQGAAVNGPVSHSSLTKTSNMNKGSVSLTSGQPVDQPTTEPCSPSKVAADLQLSTPQKASQHQVLFLLSDVAHAKNPPHSIKKLPTSASVGCDIQNSVGSSVKSDSTLINQVEVGEDSEDLLVKDDCVNTLTGISSGTDEFRSENDTNWDPQKEFIHFLMTNEETVDKAPVHSKVGLEKKRKRKMDVSKITRYTEDCLSDSNCIPNKSKMLEVDFLEQNEELQAIDSQKYALSKVKPESTDEDLESMDAFQHIIYNPDKCGEDSSPVHTSTFLSNTLKKKCEESDSESPATFSTEEPSFYPCTKCNVNFREKKHLHRHMMYHLDGNSHFRHLNVPRPYACRECGRTFRDRNSLLKHMIIHQERRQKLMEEIRELKELQDEGRSARLQCPQCVFGTNCPKTFVQHAKTHEKDKRYYCCEECNFMAVTENELECHRGIAHGAVVKCPIVSSDVAQRKTQKKSFMKDSVTGSSKKSATYICKMCPFTTSARSILKKHMEYLHSSSCIDSFGSTLGLGKKKGNILEEPLGNDSTKPLIKQQSTTFPKNSAVKQDVKRTYGSSSQSNNFSKFHKRPHRIQKARKSIAQSGGVNVCNQNNSHKTVMIKSGIDQKAKYFHQATKEKSNSKANSNYLYRHKYANYRMIKKSDESYPLHFKKEEADSLNSVHLFSSSNSHTNSFILDSHSSDTKRPESFRDHRRVSIKRVVKESKKENSAGGEDLDSYPDFLHKMTVVVLQKLNSAEKKDSYETEDESSWDNVELSDYTTQAIEDETYNDINQEHVNLFPLFKSKVEGEEPGENTTLSYDQNDGFYFEYYEDAGTNTFLHDIHDPQHLESAETSLTKHSSVFHWTDLSLEKKSCPYCPATFETGVGLSNHVRGHLHRAGLSYEARHVVSPEQIATSDKMQHFKRTGTGTPVKRVRKAIEKSETTSEHTCQLCGGWFDTKIGLSNHVRGHLKRLGKTKWDAHKSPICVLNEMMQNEEKYEKILKALNSRRIIPRPFVAQKLSSSDDFLSQNVIPLEAYHNGLKTEAISVSASEEEGLSFLNEYDETKPELPSGKKNQSLTLIELLKNKRMGEERNSAIFPQKIHNQTARKRFVQKCVLPLNEDSSLMYQPQKMDLTMHSALDCKQKKSRSRSGSKKKMLTLPHGADEVYILRCRFCGLVFRGPLSVQEDWIKHLQRHIVNANLPRTGAGMVEVTSLFKKPASITETSFSLLMAEAAS from the exons ATGGACGATTTGAAGATAAACACCGATATTACTGGTGCTAAAGAAGAACTCCTAGATGACAGCAATTTTATCTCAGATAAAGAGAGTAGAGTTCATAAACCAAAAGATTGTCAGACATTTCAGAATAGTAATACGTTCACTCTGCCTGAAGAACTGTCAAAGGACAAATCTGAAAAAGCCTTAAGTGGAGGCCAGTCTACTGTATTTATACATGCTGGTGCTCCTGCTGTTTCTAGTGAAAACTTTATCTTGCCTCAAGGAGCTGCTGTTAATGGACCAGTTTCACACTCCTCCTTAACTAAGACTTCCAATATGAATAAAGGCAGTGTTTCATTAACCTCTGGACAGCCTGTGGATCAGCCAACAACAGAACCTTGTTCACCTTCGAAAGTGGCAGCTGATCTTCAGCTGTCTACACCACAGAAAGCAAGTCAACaccaagttttgtttttgttatcagATGTAGCACATGCTAAGAATCCACCCCATTCCATTAAAAAACTACCTACCTCTGCTTCAGTTGGTTGTGACATTCAGAATTCAGTCGGGAGTAGTGTAAAGTCAGATAGCACTTTAATAAATCAAGTAGAGGTGGGTGAGGATAGTGAAGATTTATTGGTAAAAGATGATTGTGTCAATACATTAACAGGCATTTCCTCAGGTACAGATGAATTTAGGTCAGAAAATGATACAAACTGGGACCCCCAAAAagagttcattcattttcttatgaCTAATGAAGAGACAGTGGATAAAGCTCCAGTTCATTCTAAAGTAggtttagaaaaaaagagaaagcgaAAAATGGATGTAAGCAAGATAACTCGTTATACTGAGGATTGTTTAAGTGACTCTAATTGTATACCCAATAAATCAAAGATGCTAGAAGTAGACtttctggaacagaatgaagaactaCAAGCAATAGACTCACAGAAATATGCATTATCAAAAGTGAAGCCTGAATCAACTGATGAAGACTTGGAATCTATGGATGCTTTTcaacatataatttataatcCAGATAAGTGTGGAGAAGACAGTTCCCCTGTTCATACTAGCACTTTTCTTTcaaataccttaaaaaaaaaatgtgaagaaagtgATTCTGAGTCACCCGCTACTTTTAGCACCGAAGAGCCATCATTCTACCCCTGTACAAAGTGCAATGTGAATTTTAGGGAGAAAAAGCACCTCCACAGGCATATGATGTATCATTTAGATGGGAATAGTCACTTTCGCCATCTTAATGTCCCAAGGCCATATGCTTGTAGGGAATGTGGGCGGACATTTAGAGATCGAAACTCACTTCTAAAGCATATGATTATTCAccaagaaagaagacagaaattgaTGGAGGAAATTCGTGAGTTGAAAGAACTTCAGGATGAAGGAAGAAGTGCACGATTACAGTGCCCTCAGTGTGTATTTGGTACCAATTGCCCTAAAACATTTGTGCAACATGCTAAAACCcatgaaaaagataaaaggtaCTACTGCTGTGAGGAGTGTAACTTCATGGCAGTGACAGAAAATGAATTGGAATGTCATCGAGGAATTGCCCATGGAGCAGTGGTAAAATGCCCTATTGTCAGTTCTGATGTAGCCCAGAGAAAAACGCAAAAAAAGTCTTTCATGAAAGACTCTGTTACAGGATCATCCAAAAAATCTGCTACCTACATATGTAAAATGTGTCCTTTTACTACTTCAGCCAGAAGTATTTTGAAAAAACACATGGAGTACTTGCATTCATCATCATGCATTGATTCATTTGGTAGTACTCTTGGACTTggtaaaaaaaaaggtaacatcCTTGAAGAACCTCTGGGTAATGATAGCACTAAACCATTAATTAAGCAACAGTCAACAACATTTCCAAAGAACTCTGCTGTAAAACAAGATGTAAAGCGAACATATGGATCATCCTCacaatcaaataatttttcaaaattccatAAGCGGCCACACAGAATACAAAAAGCTCGGAAAAGCATTGCCCAGTCAGGTGGTGTAAACGTGTGCAATCAAAACAATTCTCATAAGACTGTAATGATTAAAAGTGGCATTGACCAAAAAGCAAAGTATTTCCatcaagcaacaaaagaaaaatctaattcCAAGGCAAATAGCAACTATTTATATAGACACAAATATGCAAACTACAGGATGATCAAAAAATCAGATGAATCATATCCTCTgcatttcaaaaaagaagaagCTGATTCATTAAATTCTGTACATCTGTTTTCATCAAGTAATTCTCACACCAATAGTTTTATTTTAGACTCTCACAGCTCTGACACCAAAAGGCCAGAAAGCTTCAGAGACCACAGGCGTGTATCTATAAAGCGAGTGGTTAAGGAATCTAAGAAGGAAAATTCTGCTGGAGGAGAAGACTTGGATAGCTATCCAGATTTCTTGCATAAAATGACTGTTGTTGTCTTGCAGAAACTTAATTCTGCTGAAAAGAAAGATAGCTATGAAACAGAAGATGAAAGTTCCTGGGATAATGTTGAGCTAAGTGACTACACTACACAGGCTATAGAAGATGAAACATATAATGATATTAATCAAGAACATGTAAACCTGTTCCCTCTATTTAAAAGCAAAGTGGAAGGTGAAGAGCCTGGAGAAAATACTACCCTTAGTTATGATCAAAATGAtggcttttattttgaatattatgaagaTGCTGGAACTAATACCTTTTTGCATGACATACACGATCCTCAGCATTTAGAAAGTGCAGAAACTTCATTGACAAAGCATAGTTCTGTTTTTCATTGGACTGATTTGTCTCTTGAGAAGAAATCATGTCCTTACTGCCCAGCAACGTTTGAAACAGGTGTTGGGTTGTCGAATCATGTCCGGGGACATCTTCACAGAGCAGGATTAAGCTATGAAGCCCGTCATGTTGTATCACCGGAACAAATAGCCACAAGTGACAAAATGCAACATTTCAAAAGAACTGGCACAGGGACACCTGTTAAGCGAGTTAGAAAAG ctaTAGAGAAGTCTGAAACCACTTCTGAACACACTTGTCAGCTCTGTGGTGGTTGGTTTGATACTAAAATTGGATTATCAAATCATGTTAGAGGCCACCTGAAAAGACTTGGAAAGACCAAGTGGGATGCTCACAAATCTCCAATTTGTGTTCTGAATGAGATgatgcaaaatgaagaaaaatatgaaaaaatcttaaaggcatTGAACAGTCGCCGTATTATTCCCAGACCATTTGTAGCTCAAAAACTTTCGTCAAGTGATGACTTTCTATCTCAAAATGTTATACCTCTTGAAGCATACCATAATGGCCTAAAGACTGAAGCTATATCAGTATCTGCATCAGAGGAAGAAGGGCTGAGTTTCTTAAACGAATATGATGAAACCAAACCAGAACTGCCCAGTGGAAAAAAGAACCAGTCTCTTACATTGATAGaactgcttaaaaataaaaggatgggagaagaaaggaaTTCTGCTATTTTTCCTCAAAAGATCCATAATCAAACTGCAAGAAAGAGATTTGTTCAGAAATGTGTTCTTCCATTAAATGAAGATAGTTCATTAATGTATCAACCACAAAAAATGGACTTGACTATGCACTCAG
- the ZNF644 gene encoding zinc finger protein 644 isoform X5 → MDDLKINTDITGAKEELLDDSNFISDKESRVHKPKDCQTFQNSNTFTLPEELSKDKSEKALSGGQSTVFIHAGAPAVSSENFILPQGAAVNGPVSHSSLTKTSNMNKGSVSLTSGQPVDQPTTEPCSPSKVAADLQLSTPQKASQHQVLFLLSDVAHAKNPPHSIKKLPTSASVGCDIQNSVGSSVKSDSTLINQVEVGEDSEDLLVKDDCVNTLTGISSGTDEFRSENDTNWDPQKEFIHFLMTNEETVDKAPVHSKVGLEKKRKRKMDVSKITRYTEDCLSDSNCIPNKSKMLEVDFLEQNEELQAIDSQKYALSKVKPESTDEDLESMDAFQHIIYNPDKCGEDSSPVHTSTFLSNTLKKKCEESDSESPATFSTEEPSFYPCTKCNVNFREKKHLHRHMMYHLDGNSHFRHLNVPRPYACRECGRTFRDRNSLLKHMIIHQERRQKLMEEIRELKELQDEGRSARLQCPQCVFGTNCPKTFVQHAKTHEKDKRYYCCEECNFMAVTENELECHRGIAHGAVVKCPIVSSDVAQRKTQKKSFMKDSVTGSSKKSATYICKMCPFTTSARSILKKHMEYLHSSSCIDSFGSTLGLGKKKGNILEEPLGNDSTKPLIKQQSTTFPKNSAVKQDVKRTYGSSSQSNNFSKFHKRPHRIQKARKSIAQSGGVNVCNQNNSHKTVMIKSGIDQKAKYFHQATKEKSNSKANSNYLYRHKYANYRMIKKSDESYPLHFKKEEADSLNSVHLFSSSNSHTNSFILDSHSSDTKRPESFRDHRRVSIKRVVKESKKENSAGGEDLDSYPDFLHKMTVVVLQKLNSAEKKDSYETEDESSWDNVELSDYTTQAIEDETYNDINQEHVNLFPLFKSKVEGEEPGENTTLSYDQNDGFYFEYYEDAGTNTFLHDIHDPQHLESAETSLTKHSSVFHWTDLSLEKKSCPYCPATFETGVGLSNHVRGHLHRAGLSYEARHVVSPEQIATSDKMQHFKRTGTGTPVKRVRKAIEKSETTSEHTCQLCGGWFDTKIGLSNHVRGHLKRLGKTKWDAHKSPICVLNEMMQNEEKYEKILKALNSRRIIPRPFVAQKLSSSDDFLSQNVIPLEAYHNGLKTEAISVSASEEEGLSFLNEYDETKPELPSGKKNQSLTLIELLKNKRMGEERNSAIFPQKIHNQTARKRFVQKCVLPLNEDSSLMYQPQKMDLTMHSGKTKQTL, encoded by the exons ATGGACGATTTGAAGATAAACACCGATATTACTGGTGCTAAAGAAGAACTCCTAGATGACAGCAATTTTATCTCAGATAAAGAGAGTAGAGTTCATAAACCAAAAGATTGTCAGACATTTCAGAATAGTAATACGTTCACTCTGCCTGAAGAACTGTCAAAGGACAAATCTGAAAAAGCCTTAAGTGGAGGCCAGTCTACTGTATTTATACATGCTGGTGCTCCTGCTGTTTCTAGTGAAAACTTTATCTTGCCTCAAGGAGCTGCTGTTAATGGACCAGTTTCACACTCCTCCTTAACTAAGACTTCCAATATGAATAAAGGCAGTGTTTCATTAACCTCTGGACAGCCTGTGGATCAGCCAACAACAGAACCTTGTTCACCTTCGAAAGTGGCAGCTGATCTTCAGCTGTCTACACCACAGAAAGCAAGTCAACaccaagttttgtttttgttatcagATGTAGCACATGCTAAGAATCCACCCCATTCCATTAAAAAACTACCTACCTCTGCTTCAGTTGGTTGTGACATTCAGAATTCAGTCGGGAGTAGTGTAAAGTCAGATAGCACTTTAATAAATCAAGTAGAGGTGGGTGAGGATAGTGAAGATTTATTGGTAAAAGATGATTGTGTCAATACATTAACAGGCATTTCCTCAGGTACAGATGAATTTAGGTCAGAAAATGATACAAACTGGGACCCCCAAAAagagttcattcattttcttatgaCTAATGAAGAGACAGTGGATAAAGCTCCAGTTCATTCTAAAGTAggtttagaaaaaaagagaaagcgaAAAATGGATGTAAGCAAGATAACTCGTTATACTGAGGATTGTTTAAGTGACTCTAATTGTATACCCAATAAATCAAAGATGCTAGAAGTAGACtttctggaacagaatgaagaactaCAAGCAATAGACTCACAGAAATATGCATTATCAAAAGTGAAGCCTGAATCAACTGATGAAGACTTGGAATCTATGGATGCTTTTcaacatataatttataatcCAGATAAGTGTGGAGAAGACAGTTCCCCTGTTCATACTAGCACTTTTCTTTcaaataccttaaaaaaaaaatgtgaagaaagtgATTCTGAGTCACCCGCTACTTTTAGCACCGAAGAGCCATCATTCTACCCCTGTACAAAGTGCAATGTGAATTTTAGGGAGAAAAAGCACCTCCACAGGCATATGATGTATCATTTAGATGGGAATAGTCACTTTCGCCATCTTAATGTCCCAAGGCCATATGCTTGTAGGGAATGTGGGCGGACATTTAGAGATCGAAACTCACTTCTAAAGCATATGATTATTCAccaagaaagaagacagaaattgaTGGAGGAAATTCGTGAGTTGAAAGAACTTCAGGATGAAGGAAGAAGTGCACGATTACAGTGCCCTCAGTGTGTATTTGGTACCAATTGCCCTAAAACATTTGTGCAACATGCTAAAACCcatgaaaaagataaaaggtaCTACTGCTGTGAGGAGTGTAACTTCATGGCAGTGACAGAAAATGAATTGGAATGTCATCGAGGAATTGCCCATGGAGCAGTGGTAAAATGCCCTATTGTCAGTTCTGATGTAGCCCAGAGAAAAACGCAAAAAAAGTCTTTCATGAAAGACTCTGTTACAGGATCATCCAAAAAATCTGCTACCTACATATGTAAAATGTGTCCTTTTACTACTTCAGCCAGAAGTATTTTGAAAAAACACATGGAGTACTTGCATTCATCATCATGCATTGATTCATTTGGTAGTACTCTTGGACTTggtaaaaaaaaaggtaacatcCTTGAAGAACCTCTGGGTAATGATAGCACTAAACCATTAATTAAGCAACAGTCAACAACATTTCCAAAGAACTCTGCTGTAAAACAAGATGTAAAGCGAACATATGGATCATCCTCacaatcaaataatttttcaaaattccatAAGCGGCCACACAGAATACAAAAAGCTCGGAAAAGCATTGCCCAGTCAGGTGGTGTAAACGTGTGCAATCAAAACAATTCTCATAAGACTGTAATGATTAAAAGTGGCATTGACCAAAAAGCAAAGTATTTCCatcaagcaacaaaagaaaaatctaattcCAAGGCAAATAGCAACTATTTATATAGACACAAATATGCAAACTACAGGATGATCAAAAAATCAGATGAATCATATCCTCTgcatttcaaaaaagaagaagCTGATTCATTAAATTCTGTACATCTGTTTTCATCAAGTAATTCTCACACCAATAGTTTTATTTTAGACTCTCACAGCTCTGACACCAAAAGGCCAGAAAGCTTCAGAGACCACAGGCGTGTATCTATAAAGCGAGTGGTTAAGGAATCTAAGAAGGAAAATTCTGCTGGAGGAGAAGACTTGGATAGCTATCCAGATTTCTTGCATAAAATGACTGTTGTTGTCTTGCAGAAACTTAATTCTGCTGAAAAGAAAGATAGCTATGAAACAGAAGATGAAAGTTCCTGGGATAATGTTGAGCTAAGTGACTACACTACACAGGCTATAGAAGATGAAACATATAATGATATTAATCAAGAACATGTAAACCTGTTCCCTCTATTTAAAAGCAAAGTGGAAGGTGAAGAGCCTGGAGAAAATACTACCCTTAGTTATGATCAAAATGAtggcttttattttgaatattatgaagaTGCTGGAACTAATACCTTTTTGCATGACATACACGATCCTCAGCATTTAGAAAGTGCAGAAACTTCATTGACAAAGCATAGTTCTGTTTTTCATTGGACTGATTTGTCTCTTGAGAAGAAATCATGTCCTTACTGCCCAGCAACGTTTGAAACAGGTGTTGGGTTGTCGAATCATGTCCGGGGACATCTTCACAGAGCAGGATTAAGCTATGAAGCCCGTCATGTTGTATCACCGGAACAAATAGCCACAAGTGACAAAATGCAACATTTCAAAAGAACTGGCACAGGGACACCTGTTAAGCGAGTTAGAAAAG ctaTAGAGAAGTCTGAAACCACTTCTGAACACACTTGTCAGCTCTGTGGTGGTTGGTTTGATACTAAAATTGGATTATCAAATCATGTTAGAGGCCACCTGAAAAGACTTGGAAAGACCAAGTGGGATGCTCACAAATCTCCAATTTGTGTTCTGAATGAGATgatgcaaaatgaagaaaaatatgaaaaaatcttaaaggcatTGAACAGTCGCCGTATTATTCCCAGACCATTTGTAGCTCAAAAACTTTCGTCAAGTGATGACTTTCTATCTCAAAATGTTATACCTCTTGAAGCATACCATAATGGCCTAAAGACTGAAGCTATATCAGTATCTGCATCAGAGGAAGAAGGGCTGAGTTTCTTAAACGAATATGATGAAACCAAACCAGAACTGCCCAGTGGAAAAAAGAACCAGTCTCTTACATTGATAGaactgcttaaaaataaaaggatgggagaagaaaggaaTTCTGCTATTTTTCCTCAAAAGATCCATAATCAAACTGCAAGAAAGAGATTTGTTCAGAAATGTGTTCTTCCATTAAATGAAGATAGTTCATTAATGTATCAACCACAAAAAATGGACTTGACTATGCACTCAG gtaaaacaaaacaaactctttAA
- the ZNF644 gene encoding zinc finger protein 644 isoform X1 — protein MDDLKINTDITGAKEELLDDSNFISDKESRVHKPKDCQTFQNSNTFTLPEELSKDKSEKALSGGQSTVFIHAGAPAVSSENFILPQGAAVNGPVSHSSLTKTSNMNKGSVSLTSGQPVDQPTTEPCSPSKVAADLQLSTPQKASQHQVLFLLSDVAHAKNPPHSIKKLPTSASVGCDIQNSVGSSVKSDSTLINQVEVGEDSEDLLVKDDCVNTLTGISSGTDEFRSENDTNWDPQKEFIHFLMTNEETVDKAPVHSKVGLEKKRKRKMDVSKITRYTEDCLSDSNCIPNKSKMLEVDFLEQNEELQAIDSQKYALSKVKPESTDEDLESMDAFQHIIYNPDKCGEDSSPVHTSTFLSNTLKKKCEESDSESPATFSTEEPSFYPCTKCNVNFREKKHLHRHMMYHLDGNSHFRHLNVPRPYACRECGRTFRDRNSLLKHMIIHQERRQKLMEEIRELKELQDEGRSARLQCPQCVFGTNCPKTFVQHAKTHEKDKRYYCCEECNFMAVTENELECHRGIAHGAVVKCPIVSSDVAQRKTQKKSFMKDSVTGSSKKSATYICKMCPFTTSARSILKKHMEYLHSSSCIDSFGSTLGLGKKKGNILEEPLGNDSTKPLIKQQSTTFPKNSAVKQDVKRTYGSSSQSNNFSKFHKRPHRIQKARKSIAQSGGVNVCNQNNSHKTVMIKSGIDQKAKYFHQATKEKSNSKANSNYLYRHKYANYRMIKKSDESYPLHFKKEEADSLNSVHLFSSSNSHTNSFILDSHSSDTKRPESFRDHRRVSIKRVVKESKKENSAGGEDLDSYPDFLHKMTVVVLQKLNSAEKKDSYETEDESSWDNVELSDYTTQAIEDETYNDINQEHVNLFPLFKSKVEGEEPGENTTLSYDQNDGFYFEYYEDAGTNTFLHDIHDPQHLESAETSLTKHSSVFHWTDLSLEKKSCPYCPATFETGVGLSNHVRGHLHRAGLSYEARHVVSPEQIATSDKMQHFKRTGTGTPVKRVRKAIEKSETTSEHTCQLCGGWFDTKIGLSNHVRGHLKRLGKTKWDAHKSPICVLNEMMQNEEKYEKILKALNSRRIIPRPFVAQKLSSSDDFLSQNVIPLEAYHNGLKTEAISVSASEEEGLSFLNEYDETKPELPSGKKNQSLTLIELLKNKRMGEERNSAIFPQKIHNQTARKRFVQKCVLPLNEDSSLMYQPQKMDLTMHSGMPVKLRTCVHCNTTFTSAVSLSNHLRAYARKKSAGLVTGTALDCKQKKSRSRSGSKKKMLTLPHGADEVYILRCRFCGLVFRGPLSVQEDWIKHLQRHIVNANLPRTGAGMVEVTSLFKKPASITETSFSLLMAEAAS, from the exons ATGGACGATTTGAAGATAAACACCGATATTACTGGTGCTAAAGAAGAACTCCTAGATGACAGCAATTTTATCTCAGATAAAGAGAGTAGAGTTCATAAACCAAAAGATTGTCAGACATTTCAGAATAGTAATACGTTCACTCTGCCTGAAGAACTGTCAAAGGACAAATCTGAAAAAGCCTTAAGTGGAGGCCAGTCTACTGTATTTATACATGCTGGTGCTCCTGCTGTTTCTAGTGAAAACTTTATCTTGCCTCAAGGAGCTGCTGTTAATGGACCAGTTTCACACTCCTCCTTAACTAAGACTTCCAATATGAATAAAGGCAGTGTTTCATTAACCTCTGGACAGCCTGTGGATCAGCCAACAACAGAACCTTGTTCACCTTCGAAAGTGGCAGCTGATCTTCAGCTGTCTACACCACAGAAAGCAAGTCAACaccaagttttgtttttgttatcagATGTAGCACATGCTAAGAATCCACCCCATTCCATTAAAAAACTACCTACCTCTGCTTCAGTTGGTTGTGACATTCAGAATTCAGTCGGGAGTAGTGTAAAGTCAGATAGCACTTTAATAAATCAAGTAGAGGTGGGTGAGGATAGTGAAGATTTATTGGTAAAAGATGATTGTGTCAATACATTAACAGGCATTTCCTCAGGTACAGATGAATTTAGGTCAGAAAATGATACAAACTGGGACCCCCAAAAagagttcattcattttcttatgaCTAATGAAGAGACAGTGGATAAAGCTCCAGTTCATTCTAAAGTAggtttagaaaaaaagagaaagcgaAAAATGGATGTAAGCAAGATAACTCGTTATACTGAGGATTGTTTAAGTGACTCTAATTGTATACCCAATAAATCAAAGATGCTAGAAGTAGACtttctggaacagaatgaagaactaCAAGCAATAGACTCACAGAAATATGCATTATCAAAAGTGAAGCCTGAATCAACTGATGAAGACTTGGAATCTATGGATGCTTTTcaacatataatttataatcCAGATAAGTGTGGAGAAGACAGTTCCCCTGTTCATACTAGCACTTTTCTTTcaaataccttaaaaaaaaaatgtgaagaaagtgATTCTGAGTCACCCGCTACTTTTAGCACCGAAGAGCCATCATTCTACCCCTGTACAAAGTGCAATGTGAATTTTAGGGAGAAAAAGCACCTCCACAGGCATATGATGTATCATTTAGATGGGAATAGTCACTTTCGCCATCTTAATGTCCCAAGGCCATATGCTTGTAGGGAATGTGGGCGGACATTTAGAGATCGAAACTCACTTCTAAAGCATATGATTATTCAccaagaaagaagacagaaattgaTGGAGGAAATTCGTGAGTTGAAAGAACTTCAGGATGAAGGAAGAAGTGCACGATTACAGTGCCCTCAGTGTGTATTTGGTACCAATTGCCCTAAAACATTTGTGCAACATGCTAAAACCcatgaaaaagataaaaggtaCTACTGCTGTGAGGAGTGTAACTTCATGGCAGTGACAGAAAATGAATTGGAATGTCATCGAGGAATTGCCCATGGAGCAGTGGTAAAATGCCCTATTGTCAGTTCTGATGTAGCCCAGAGAAAAACGCAAAAAAAGTCTTTCATGAAAGACTCTGTTACAGGATCATCCAAAAAATCTGCTACCTACATATGTAAAATGTGTCCTTTTACTACTTCAGCCAGAAGTATTTTGAAAAAACACATGGAGTACTTGCATTCATCATCATGCATTGATTCATTTGGTAGTACTCTTGGACTTggtaaaaaaaaaggtaacatcCTTGAAGAACCTCTGGGTAATGATAGCACTAAACCATTAATTAAGCAACAGTCAACAACATTTCCAAAGAACTCTGCTGTAAAACAAGATGTAAAGCGAACATATGGATCATCCTCacaatcaaataatttttcaaaattccatAAGCGGCCACACAGAATACAAAAAGCTCGGAAAAGCATTGCCCAGTCAGGTGGTGTAAACGTGTGCAATCAAAACAATTCTCATAAGACTGTAATGATTAAAAGTGGCATTGACCAAAAAGCAAAGTATTTCCatcaagcaacaaaagaaaaatctaattcCAAGGCAAATAGCAACTATTTATATAGACACAAATATGCAAACTACAGGATGATCAAAAAATCAGATGAATCATATCCTCTgcatttcaaaaaagaagaagCTGATTCATTAAATTCTGTACATCTGTTTTCATCAAGTAATTCTCACACCAATAGTTTTATTTTAGACTCTCACAGCTCTGACACCAAAAGGCCAGAAAGCTTCAGAGACCACAGGCGTGTATCTATAAAGCGAGTGGTTAAGGAATCTAAGAAGGAAAATTCTGCTGGAGGAGAAGACTTGGATAGCTATCCAGATTTCTTGCATAAAATGACTGTTGTTGTCTTGCAGAAACTTAATTCTGCTGAAAAGAAAGATAGCTATGAAACAGAAGATGAAAGTTCCTGGGATAATGTTGAGCTAAGTGACTACACTACACAGGCTATAGAAGATGAAACATATAATGATATTAATCAAGAACATGTAAACCTGTTCCCTCTATTTAAAAGCAAAGTGGAAGGTGAAGAGCCTGGAGAAAATACTACCCTTAGTTATGATCAAAATGAtggcttttattttgaatattatgaagaTGCTGGAACTAATACCTTTTTGCATGACATACACGATCCTCAGCATTTAGAAAGTGCAGAAACTTCATTGACAAAGCATAGTTCTGTTTTTCATTGGACTGATTTGTCTCTTGAGAAGAAATCATGTCCTTACTGCCCAGCAACGTTTGAAACAGGTGTTGGGTTGTCGAATCATGTCCGGGGACATCTTCACAGAGCAGGATTAAGCTATGAAGCCCGTCATGTTGTATCACCGGAACAAATAGCCACAAGTGACAAAATGCAACATTTCAAAAGAACTGGCACAGGGACACCTGTTAAGCGAGTTAGAAAAG ctaTAGAGAAGTCTGAAACCACTTCTGAACACACTTGTCAGCTCTGTGGTGGTTGGTTTGATACTAAAATTGGATTATCAAATCATGTTAGAGGCCACCTGAAAAGACTTGGAAAGACCAAGTGGGATGCTCACAAATCTCCAATTTGTGTTCTGAATGAGATgatgcaaaatgaagaaaaatatgaaaaaatcttaaaggcatTGAACAGTCGCCGTATTATTCCCAGACCATTTGTAGCTCAAAAACTTTCGTCAAGTGATGACTTTCTATCTCAAAATGTTATACCTCTTGAAGCATACCATAATGGCCTAAAGACTGAAGCTATATCAGTATCTGCATCAGAGGAAGAAGGGCTGAGTTTCTTAAACGAATATGATGAAACCAAACCAGAACTGCCCAGTGGAAAAAAGAACCAGTCTCTTACATTGATAGaactgcttaaaaataaaaggatgggagaagaaaggaaTTCTGCTATTTTTCCTCAAAAGATCCATAATCAAACTGCAAGAAAGAGATTTGTTCAGAAATGTGTTCTTCCATTAAATGAAGATAGTTCATTAATGTATCAACCACAAAAAATGGACTTGACTATGCACTCAG GTATGCCTGTGAAGCTTAGAACATGTGTGCATTGCAATACGACGTTTACAAGTGCTGTTAGCCTGTCCAACCACTTACGCGCTTATGCACGAAAGAAGAGTGCTGGACTTGTGACTGGTACAG